In one uncultured Methanoregula sp. genomic region, the following are encoded:
- a CDS encoding archaellin/type IV pilin N-terminal domain-containing protein yields MKPAIGERAFTGLEAAIVLIAFVVVAAVFSYIVLGAGFFTTQKSQAVVHAGVAQDSSTLEIVGNVYVLGTQAVSIDTINFTCALAPGGTPVDFDKVVITYSNATMLETLTHVGVGTPFTAPSAGQWAIAAVYNPVTTDDVLEKGEQFEIMVKPTSPIIKNDKFQLDIKPVIGPALDIIRTSPASIQKVNIVY; encoded by the coding sequence ATGAAACCAGCTATCGGAGAAAGAGCGTTCACCGGCCTTGAGGCAGCGATCGTCCTCATCGCGTTCGTTGTTGTGGCAGCGGTCTTTTCGTATATCGTGCTTGGCGCAGGATTCTTCACAACCCAGAAGAGCCAGGCAGTTGTCCACGCGGGCGTGGCGCAGGACAGTTCAACGCTTGAGATTGTCGGCAACGTGTATGTCCTGGGCACGCAGGCGGTCTCTATCGACACCATCAACTTCACCTGCGCGCTCGCGCCGGGGGGAACACCGGTCGACTTTGACAAGGTTGTGATCACCTACAGCAATGCGACCATGCTGGAGACGCTCACCCACGTGGGTGTTGGGACACCGTTTACAGCACCGTCCGCGGGCCAGTGGGCCATCGCAGCGGTCTACAACCCGGTGACGACCGATGATGTTCTTGAAAAAGGCGAACAGTTTGAGATCATGGTAAAACCGACCAGCCCGATAATAAAGAATGATAAGTTCCAGCTGGATATCAAACCGGTTATAGGCCCGGCCCTTGATATCATCCGGACTTCCCCGGCTTCGATCCAGAAAGTAAACATCGTATACTGA
- a CDS encoding PAS domain S-box protein — MIRVLYVDDETILHEPTRIYLTKTREFSVDAVPSVTAAFEKLKENGYDAIVSDYQMPGTDGITFLQELRHSGNTIPFIIFTGKGREDVVIEALNSGADFYLQKGGLPKAQFAELMHKIRVAVQRRRSEEELRTNEERLRMAQGIGRTGSWEYDLLAKNIWASPEAFRMFGLPLQENGRISVAEITACIPGYENIRKTFSGLVETGGDFEIEFPVTPADGSRQKTITCVAGLIRDANKNPARITGVIHDITERKDAEKTVLLVNEALSRQTRTLSVLNRIINAANQAKSSRELLDEILEKTLLLLDYDAGGIYIVDRNNGTASIVTSRNLSEEFLSSVGTVSLTVPTYENLLIRGIPIITDHYDEVSPAHAAATGFCSLACAPLISQDRVIGSLNVASRRRYVIPGDEKTTLISIGRELGSTIERMASEEEVKKAAQNIRTLFNSIDEMVFVLDTDGKIIRVNETAEKMLHFTRDELPGRDVLSLHPPDRRDEARYILEGMIAGTVNTCSVPLIAKDSTLIEVETTITRGIWDNRNVLIGISRDVTDSRRVRAALNESEEKYRLLVENAGEAIAVVQDLKFVFFNPRLLQICGYTPEELRERPIIELAHPDDRNKISTNQRLQIQGTKLTKPYIIRLITKSGEIRWIDVNATKIVWNGAPATLNFYLDITDRRLVGEALKNAEERYRNLVDNSHGIIYMIRPDGVLTYVSPSWKRLLGHEISEVVGHNFRIFIHPDDVPAYEEFLKKTVETKTKQEAVEYRGLHKDGSIHWHRSNILPVFDGSGNVISLVGNASDFTDYHRAVDALAAANQKLNLLSGITRHDIRNQLMVLVSYLGFSKKALDKPEELAGYIAKEESVAKTIERQLSFTRDYENMGVNAPVWQNVGDHIADAVSSLPAGKVSVTCECPDIELLADPLLGKVFYNLLDNALRYGGPGLTFVRVTAGEKDGSLACIFEDNGAGIDADDKEMIFSRGFGKNTGYGLFLVREILSISGITVTENGVPGKGGRFEMTVPHGAYRTTAPATGPAP, encoded by the coding sequence GTGATTCGCGTTCTCTACGTTGACGATGAAACAATCCTTCACGAACCTACCCGGATATATCTGACAAAGACCCGGGAATTCTCCGTGGATGCGGTACCATCGGTAACGGCAGCCTTTGAAAAACTTAAGGAAAACGGGTACGATGCGATAGTCTCCGATTACCAGATGCCCGGCACGGACGGGATAACGTTCCTGCAGGAACTCCGGCATAGCGGGAATACCATCCCCTTCATCATCTTCACCGGCAAAGGCCGGGAGGATGTTGTTATCGAGGCCCTGAACAGCGGGGCGGATTTTTATCTCCAGAAGGGGGGTCTTCCAAAAGCGCAGTTTGCCGAGCTGATGCACAAGATCCGGGTGGCGGTCCAGCGGCGCAGGAGCGAGGAGGAACTCAGGACCAACGAGGAGCGCCTGCGCATGGCCCAGGGCATTGGCAGGACCGGGAGCTGGGAGTATGATCTCCTTGCAAAAAACATCTGGGCTTCCCCTGAAGCATTCCGGATGTTCGGTCTTCCCCTTCAGGAGAACGGGCGGATCTCTGTGGCGGAGATCACTGCCTGCATTCCCGGTTATGAGAACATCCGGAAAACATTTTCCGGCCTCGTTGAAACCGGAGGAGATTTCGAGATTGAATTTCCCGTAACTCCGGCAGACGGTTCCCGGCAAAAGACCATTACCTGCGTTGCAGGACTTATCCGGGACGCGAATAAAAATCCGGCCAGGATTACCGGTGTCATCCACGATATCACCGAACGCAAGGATGCAGAAAAGACGGTTCTCCTGGTGAACGAAGCCCTCTCCCGCCAGACTCGTACCCTCTCGGTCCTCAACCGGATCATCAATGCGGCAAACCAGGCAAAGAGCAGCCGGGAGCTTCTCGACGAGATCCTGGAAAAAACCCTTCTTTTGCTGGACTATGATGCCGGGGGGATCTATATTGTCGACCGGAACAACGGGACTGCATCCATTGTGACCTCAAGGAATCTTTCGGAAGAGTTCCTCTCATCTGTCGGGACCGTCTCCCTCACAGTTCCCACGTATGAGAACCTTCTCATCCGCGGGATCCCGATCATCACCGATCACTATGATGAAGTTTCCCCGGCTCACGCGGCTGCAACCGGGTTCTGTTCACTTGCATGCGCTCCCCTTATCTCCCAGGACAGGGTTATCGGCTCACTGAATGTTGCAAGCAGACGGCGCTATGTTATCCCCGGAGACGAAAAGACGACACTTATCTCGATCGGGAGGGAACTTGGCAGTACGATCGAGCGGATGGCCTCGGAAGAGGAAGTAAAGAAAGCGGCACAGAACATACGGACCCTCTTCAATTCGATCGACGAGATGGTCTTTGTCCTTGATACGGACGGGAAGATTATCCGGGTGAACGAGACCGCAGAAAAAATGCTCCACTTCACCAGGGACGAGCTCCCCGGCAGGGATGTCCTTTCCCTTCACCCCCCTGACAGGAGGGACGAGGCCAGGTATATCCTGGAGGGCATGATAGCCGGCACGGTCAACACCTGCTCGGTACCGCTTATCGCAAAGGACAGCACCCTGATCGAGGTCGAGACCACCATAACCCGCGGAATATGGGACAACCGGAATGTCCTGATCGGGATCTCGCGGGATGTCACGGACAGCCGGCGGGTGAGAGCAGCCCTCAACGAGAGCGAAGAGAAATACCGTCTCCTGGTAGAAAATGCCGGCGAGGCAATAGCCGTTGTCCAGGACCTGAAGTTTGTCTTTTTTAATCCAAGGCTTCTCCAGATATGCGGCTATACTCCGGAGGAGCTGCGGGAGCGCCCAATCATTGAACTGGCCCATCCGGATGACCGCAATAAAATCTCCACCAATCAACGGCTCCAGATCCAGGGAACAAAACTCACGAAGCCGTATATTATCAGACTTATTACAAAATCCGGTGAAATACGCTGGATCGATGTCAATGCAACGAAGATTGTCTGGAACGGGGCTCCTGCAACCCTGAACTTCTATCTGGATATCACGGATCGCAGGCTGGTTGGAGAGGCCTTAAAAAACGCAGAAGAGCGCTACCGGAACCTTGTCGATAACAGCCACGGGATCATCTACATGATCCGTCCGGATGGCGTCCTTACCTATGTCTCCCCCAGCTGGAAACGGCTGCTCGGGCATGAAATTTCCGAGGTTGTCGGCCATAATTTCAGGATTTTTATCCACCCTGATGATGTCCCGGCATACGAGGAATTCTTAAAAAAGACCGTGGAGACGAAGACAAAGCAGGAGGCCGTGGAGTACCGGGGCCTCCATAAGGATGGTTCAATTCACTGGCACCGCTCCAATATCCTCCCGGTCTTTGACGGCTCGGGCAATGTTATCTCGCTTGTCGGGAATGCGTCGGATTTCACGGATTACCACCGGGCCGTGGATGCGCTTGCTGCTGCCAACCAGAAACTGAACCTGCTCTCTGGAATAACACGGCACGATATCCGGAACCAGCTCATGGTTCTCGTCTCTTACCTCGGTTTCTCTAAAAAAGCGCTGGACAAGCCGGAAGAGCTTGCCGGGTATATAGCAAAAGAGGAGAGTGTTGCAAAAACCATTGAGCGCCAGCTCAGTTTCACGCGTGATTACGAGAATATGGGTGTAAACGCCCCGGTCTGGCAGAACGTGGGGGACCATATAGCGGATGCGGTTTCCTCGCTTCCTGCAGGCAAGGTATCGGTCACATGTGAATGCCCGGATATTGAACTGCTTGCTGACCCGCTGCTCGGGAAAGTATTCTACAACCTCCTTGACAATGCTCTCCGCTACGGCGGGCCGGGCCTTACCTTTGTGCGGGTAACTGCCGGGGAAAAGGACGGGTCCCTTGCCTGCATTTTCGAAGACAATGGTGCCGGAATTGACGCTGACGATAAAGAGATGATCTTCTCCAGGGGATTCGGGAAAAATACCGGGTATGGTCTCTTCCTTGTCCGTGAGATCCTCTCCATCAGCGGCATCACGGTGACCGAGAACGGTGTCCCGGGTAAAGGTGGCCGCTTCGAGATGACGGTCCCCCATGGGGCGTACCGGACAACGGCGCCAGCTACCGGCCCCGCACCATGA
- a CDS encoding PAS domain S-box protein: MISVLYVDDEPDLLGIGKIFLEQSGQLSVDIITSAPEALSLMASRRYDAVIADYQMPEMNGIEFLKVVRRDSGTIPFILFTGRGREEIVIEAINNGADFYLQKGGDPRSQFAELEHKTKSAVERRKAEAALVTSVERLGMAQEIGQIGSWEYELETRMIWASEQAFRLFGFNRPSGTVPFDDIKACYVDKDTVYDHLVASISRGEYQDIEYAINPADGSAVRIIHSVAKPVRDADGKITKLSGVIQDITDKKLAELALRESEEKHRLLLDESSDPIFSFYPDGTYRYVNRAFAEGVGKTVDEITGKRISDVFSKDEAEKRFFVLRGVFSSGEQKVFEVRVPHPDGDRYYLTTVSPIKDESGAVLSVICSSKEITDRRNAENELRESEEKFRSFVVNANDIVYTLSLDGTFTYASPNTTDLLGYAASEVIGMPLDRLIHPDDLAACRTFLAAILSKGEKKGGVEYRVRHKDGTWRWFMSNNSLLRDHENKPFAFLGIARDITLKKQMDESLADQVLFQQALIDSIPYPVFIKDFTGRFAGCNRAYEREFGTTRDYLVGKTVLDLEYLPMDERQRFHEEDTDVIAKTGRKRYELPIVYADGMLHQTLYSVDGFSLADGRPGGLIGIMVDITDRKRMEDAIRQANRQLSLLTSITRHDINNNIMGILGYLDLVELESSDPAIGNYISKLKSFTNAIQAQIAFTKIYQGIGSQEPWWQELDSLLTCRNVQKTIDLHAYVHGFEVFADPLLPKVFFNLYDNTIRHGERATLITVSASVSPAGLVIVWEDNGVGIVPDQKEKIFERGFGKNTGLGLFLVREILSLTGITIRETGIAGKGARFEILVPKGAYRQNPSGKTAGETR, from the coding sequence GTGATTTCGGTATTGTATGTTGATGATGAGCCGGATCTGCTTGGCATCGGTAAAATCTTTCTTGAGCAGAGCGGGCAGTTATCCGTTGACATCATCACCTCGGCCCCCGAGGCACTTTCCCTCATGGCATCAAGACGCTATGATGCCGTGATCGCCGATTACCAGATGCCGGAGATGAACGGGATCGAATTCTTAAAAGTCGTGCGCAGGGATTCCGGCACCATTCCCTTCATCCTTTTTACCGGCCGCGGCCGCGAGGAGATCGTGATCGAGGCTATCAATAACGGCGCCGACTTCTACCTCCAGAAAGGGGGTGACCCGAGATCGCAGTTTGCCGAGCTTGAGCACAAGACGAAGAGTGCCGTGGAGCGGCGCAAAGCCGAAGCCGCCCTCGTAACCAGCGTGGAACGCCTCGGCATGGCCCAGGAGATCGGGCAGATCGGGAGCTGGGAATACGAGCTGGAGACCCGGATGATCTGGGCCTCTGAACAGGCATTCCGGCTGTTCGGCTTCAACCGTCCCTCGGGCACGGTGCCTTTTGACGACATAAAAGCGTGCTATGTTGATAAGGACACGGTATACGACCACCTTGTGGCGTCAATCAGCAGAGGGGAATACCAGGATATCGAGTATGCCATAAACCCTGCCGACGGTTCAGCGGTCCGGATCATCCACTCCGTTGCAAAACCCGTCCGGGATGCTGACGGGAAGATCACAAAACTCTCCGGTGTCATACAGGACATCACTGACAAGAAACTGGCTGAATTAGCGCTCCGCGAGAGCGAGGAGAAACACCGTCTCCTCCTCGATGAGTCCAGTGATCCCATCTTCTCGTTCTATCCTGACGGGACATACCGGTATGTCAACCGGGCATTTGCCGAAGGTGTGGGAAAAACAGTGGATGAGATCACCGGCAAAAGAATATCCGATGTCTTCTCAAAAGACGAAGCGGAGAAACGATTCTTTGTCCTTCGCGGGGTCTTTTCGAGCGGTGAGCAAAAAGTGTTCGAGGTCCGGGTCCCCCATCCTGACGGCGACCGGTATTACCTGACAACGGTAAGCCCGATCAAGGATGAATCAGGGGCTGTCCTCTCGGTAATCTGCTCTTCAAAAGAGATCACCGACCGCAGGAACGCCGAGAACGAGCTGCGGGAGAGCGAAGAGAAGTTCCGGTCGTTCGTGGTGAATGCCAACGACATCGTGTATACCCTTTCGCTTGACGGGACATTCACCTATGCCTCCCCGAACACAACCGACCTGTTGGGGTATGCTGCCAGCGAAGTCATCGGCATGCCGCTCGATCGTCTCATTCACCCGGACGATCTTGCTGCATGCCGCACGTTCCTGGCCGCTATCCTTTCGAAAGGTGAGAAGAAGGGCGGGGTGGAGTACCGGGTCCGTCACAAGGACGGGACCTGGCGGTGGTTTATGTCGAACAATTCCCTTCTCCGTGACCATGAGAACAAGCCGTTCGCCTTCCTTGGCATTGCCCGTGATATCACCCTCAAAAAACAGATGGATGAGTCGCTCGCGGATCAGGTGCTCTTCCAGCAGGCGCTCATTGACAGTATCCCCTACCCGGTCTTCATCAAGGATTTCACGGGGAGGTTTGCAGGGTGCAACCGGGCGTACGAACGGGAATTCGGCACAACGCGTGACTACCTGGTGGGAAAGACGGTTCTCGACCTGGAGTACCTGCCCATGGACGAGCGCCAGCGTTTCCATGAAGAGGATACCGATGTTATCGCAAAGACCGGCCGGAAACGATACGAGCTGCCGATTGTCTACGCGGATGGCATGCTGCACCAGACCCTGTACTCGGTTGACGGTTTCTCCCTTGCCGATGGCAGGCCGGGGGGGCTCATCGGTATAATGGTGGATATCACCGACCGCAAACGGATGGAAGATGCCATCCGGCAGGCAAACCGGCAGCTCTCGCTCCTCACGAGCATAACAAGGCACGATATCAACAACAATATCATGGGGATTCTTGGATATCTTGACCTGGTTGAACTGGAATCCAGTGATCCTGCGATCGGGAATTACATTAGTAAACTCAAATCCTTCACGAACGCGATCCAGGCCCAGATCGCGTTTACGAAAATCTACCAGGGCATCGGCAGCCAGGAGCCCTGGTGGCAGGAGCTGGATAGCCTGCTCACCTGCAGAAACGTGCAAAAAACTATTGATCTTCACGCGTATGTGCACGGCTTTGAGGTATTCGCAGACCCGCTGCTCCCGAAGGTCTTTTTCAACCTCTATGATAACACCATCCGTCATGGCGAACGGGCAACCCTTATCACGGTATCGGCGTCTGTCTCTCCCGCAGGTCTTGTTATTGTCTGGGAAGACAACGGGGTGGGGATCGTTCCTGACCAGAAAGAGAAGATCTTCGAGCGGGGCTTTGGCAAGAACACCGGCCTTGGCCTCTTCCTTGTCAGGGAGATCCTTTCCTTAACGGGCATTACCATCCGCGAGACAGGCATAGCGGGGAAGGGTGCCCGGTTCGAGATACTGGTGCCGAAAGGAGCATACCGGCAAAACCCTTCCGGAAAAACCGCGGGGGAAACCCGGTGA
- a CDS encoding PHP-associated domain-containing protein produces MESFQKTGILPLVCDHNLTTGSEVVYHELTSGDPDIPQILAEEIMTREGEIIGLFLTGMIPPYLSAAETLDLIHDNNGLAIVPHPFCSFRRSSALKEETLLELAGRIDIIEGFNSRNTHDDEDRRAREFALCHNKPVSVGSDAHHQKDLGKYWLELEPFGTPEELMRSLGSVTVRFPVMVRGR; encoded by the coding sequence GTGGAGAGCTTCCAAAAGACCGGCATCCTCCCCCTTGTCTGTGATCATAACCTGACGACCGGCTCGGAAGTGGTTTACCACGAACTTACATCCGGAGATCCTGACATCCCGCAGATACTTGCAGAAGAGATTATGACACGGGAAGGCGAGATCATCGGGCTTTTTCTTACCGGTATGATCCCCCCGTACCTTTCCGCAGCAGAGACGCTCGATCTCATCCATGACAACAATGGTCTTGCCATCGTGCCGCACCCGTTCTGCTCGTTCCGGCGATCAAGCGCACTCAAAGAGGAGACTCTGCTGGAGCTGGCTGGAAGGATCGATATCATCGAGGGGTTCAATTCCCGGAATACCCATGATGATGAAGACCGGCGTGCACGTGAGTTTGCCCTTTGTCACAACAAGCCGGTATCCGTTGGATCGGATGCACATCATCAAAAAGACCTCGGGAAATACTGGCTGGAACTGGAGCCGTTTGGTACCCCGGAAGAACTGATGAGATCTCTCGGATCGGTTACGGTGCGGTTCCCGGTCATGGTGCGGGGCCGGTAG
- a CDS encoding tetratricopeptide repeat protein: MHRTDYRVLFVILIAAVLILSPPVLAFDKTALDWDDKGDALNNAGQFEEAYAAYHNALLVDGDYAPSWYGKGVALTNLGRFEEANDAFDQALLRDGKFVEAWNGKGVALHNLCRCEEAIRAYNFGLSIDPDNGPLLRNRESLLNMKATQTCTPRLRAPAPASADTRTPSSGWVFSTANTPAPAARTTQAAVPRPTPLYQPGTVNSQMGVSSSAYSTVVEGAVSNEIGSSNLDASSGDLTASLDALSSQHIISGNATASSNFAAVLGGVSNTTGDDDAETSPEPATGSKTDVIFMLASFFNKISFI, encoded by the coding sequence ATGCACCGTACAGATTACCGGGTACTCTTTGTTATTCTTATTGCAGCAGTCCTCATTCTTTCTCCCCCGGTACTCGCATTTGACAAGACCGCCCTTGACTGGGATGACAAGGGGGATGCCCTGAATAATGCCGGCCAGTTCGAAGAAGCCTACGCGGCCTATCACAATGCGCTCCTGGTTGACGGGGATTATGCCCCGTCCTGGTACGGCAAGGGCGTTGCTCTCACCAATCTTGGCAGGTTCGAGGAAGCAAACGATGCGTTCGACCAGGCGCTGCTGCGTGACGGGAAGTTCGTGGAGGCGTGGAACGGGAAAGGAGTTGCACTCCACAACCTCTGCCGGTGCGAAGAGGCGATCAGGGCGTATAATTTCGGGCTCTCTATTGACCCGGATAATGGCCCCCTGCTCAGGAACCGCGAATCGCTGCTGAACATGAAAGCCACGCAGACCTGTACTCCCCGGCTCCGCGCTCCCGCGCCTGCTTCTGCTGACACACGAACCCCGTCATCGGGATGGGTTTTTTCAACAGCTAATACCCCGGCTCCTGCTGCCCGTACAACCCAGGCAGCAGTGCCCCGGCCAACTCCCCTGTACCAGCCGGGAACCGTCAACTCGCAGATGGGCGTCTCCTCATCGGCTTACAGCACGGTAGTGGAGGGTGCCGTCTCGAACGAGATCGGATCTTCAAACCTTGATGCTTCATCCGGGGACCTGACTGCCTCCCTGGATGCGCTCTCCTCGCAGCATATCATCTCCGGAAATGCCACGGCTTCCTCGAATTTTGCTGCCGTACTGGGAGGCGTTTCCAACACGACCGGCGATGATGATGCCGAAACCAGTCCTGAACCGGCTACCGGCTCCAAAACTGATGTCATTTTCATGCTGGCGTCATTTTTTAATAAGATATCATTCATCTGA
- a CDS encoding transporter substrate-binding domain-containing protein, which produces MIQRKVVYTNRKILQVMADGSHWQGLPRNLRAGILIVIAFIVITVTVLFVTGYPAVAPGILPGPQVSQVQLTPGEIEWIAAHPLIHICPDPTLPPFEFRDRNGEYTGIAADYLSLISSRTGLRFVADKQDNWSRCVNDIRLKKTDILGGVYVSDLRKDYLLYSDPYFRTPIVILTRSPGRSGLTLENFEGKRVATVEGFTTQKLLREKYPGIIIHSVSDTRTGLREVSLGVDDAFFGDLPTATYIIAEEGIPNLQVSGEYTPEEPYSFNLAYGVRKDWPELTGILNKGLSTITPAEREAAQKKYISLNLYPPVISLQILVSILAIAGLGVLIILVILTWNRSLKMAVREKTRQLSEELDERKRAEAALFRSEEKYRTLVEYLHVGVYQNHMDACGTFIWANKAMWEIYGYDSLEEFLKIPARDLYVFKEKRDELELALKKEGFVRDYEIQMMRRDGTQIWVSLTSRVRYSPEGSVDWIDGIVEDITDRKKAKDELIRANKNLLEAYGQLSRTKDELSQNYDNLNKSQKALDLARKKLNILNAVTFQDIRNAIFSLSGYFELIKDIAADEKLKVYLEKQNRLVGNVTESIKFAENYQNLGLTPPRWQDVRQTFYLGISHMKLLTISRQVNVDNLAIYADPLLESVFFTLAENVVIHGRNATKITLTYQKVPDGILLVFEDDGAGIPYERKANIFDRKYEDKRGMGLFLTREILGITGITIRETGTPGKGARFEIHMPEEVHRFGEKQ; this is translated from the coding sequence ATGATACAAAGAAAAGTCGTATATACTAACAGAAAGATCCTGCAGGTAATGGCGGACGGGAGTCATTGGCAGGGGTTGCCACGAAACCTGAGGGCGGGCATCCTTATCGTCATCGCTTTCATCGTTATTACAGTAACCGTTCTCTTTGTAACAGGGTATCCTGCCGTTGCACCGGGCATCCTGCCCGGCCCGCAGGTTTCCCAGGTCCAGCTCACTCCCGGAGAGATTGAATGGATTGCCGCCCACCCGCTCATCCATATCTGTCCTGACCCGACCCTGCCCCCGTTTGAATTCCGGGACAGGAACGGGGAGTATACCGGCATAGCTGCAGACTATCTTTCCCTCATCTCGTCAAGGACCGGACTACGGTTTGTTGCTGATAAACAGGACAACTGGAGCCGGTGCGTCAATGATATCCGCCTCAAAAAAACGGACATTCTCGGAGGTGTGTATGTCTCGGATCTCCGGAAGGATTATCTTCTCTATTCGGACCCGTATTTCAGGACGCCGATCGTTATCCTGACACGAAGCCCCGGAAGATCAGGTCTTACGCTCGAAAATTTTGAGGGAAAAAGGGTCGCAACGGTCGAGGGATTTACCACCCAGAAGCTCCTCCGGGAAAAATACCCGGGAATTATTATCCACTCGGTTTCCGACACGAGAACCGGTCTTCGCGAAGTATCGCTTGGCGTGGATGATGCCTTTTTTGGCGACCTGCCTACCGCAACGTACATAATTGCGGAAGAGGGAATCCCGAACCTGCAGGTTTCAGGGGAGTATACACCAGAGGAACCATATTCCTTCAACCTTGCATATGGGGTGAGAAAAGACTGGCCCGAGCTTACCGGCATCCTCAACAAAGGATTATCTACGATCACCCCCGCAGAACGGGAGGCGGCACAAAAAAAGTACATCTCCCTGAACCTGTATCCCCCGGTCATCAGCCTGCAGATCCTCGTATCGATACTCGCCATAGCCGGGTTAGGAGTCCTGATCATCCTGGTAATTCTCACATGGAACCGCTCGCTGAAAATGGCGGTCCGGGAAAAAACCCGCCAGCTGTCGGAAGAGCTGGATGAACGGAAACGGGCGGAGGCAGCACTCTTCCGGAGCGAGGAGAAATACCGGACCCTTGTCGAGTATCTTCATGTCGGCGTGTACCAGAACCATATGGATGCATGCGGGACGTTCATCTGGGCAAACAAGGCGATGTGGGAAATTTACGGGTACGATTCCCTGGAAGAATTCCTCAAAATTCCTGCCCGTGACCTCTATGTATTCAAAGAAAAACGGGATGAATTAGAGCTGGCCCTGAAAAAAGAGGGATTTGTCAGGGATTACGAAATCCAGATGATGAGAAGGGACGGGACGCAGATCTGGGTCTCGCTGACCTCACGGGTCCGGTACAGCCCGGAAGGATCGGTTGACTGGATCGATGGCATTGTTGAAGATATCACCGACCGCAAAAAAGCCAAAGATGAATTGATCCGTGCAAACAAGAACCTTCTTGAGGCTTACGGGCAACTTTCCCGGACCAAGGATGAACTGTCGCAGAATTATGATAACCTCAATAAAAGCCAGAAGGCACTGGACCTGGCACGAAAGAAGCTGAACATCCTCAACGCGGTGACCTTCCAGGATATCAGGAACGCAATTTTCTCCCTGTCAGGGTATTTTGAACTGATAAAAGATATTGCAGCTGATGAAAAACTCAAGGTTTACCTGGAAAAACAGAACCGGCTTGTCGGTAATGTCACCGAATCCATCAAGTTCGCGGAAAATTACCAGAACCTGGGACTGACCCCGCCCCGGTGGCAGGATGTCCGCCAGACCTTCTATCTGGGGATATCACACATGAAACTGCTGACAATATCCCGTCAGGTAAACGTGGACAATCTTGCGATCTATGCCGACCCGCTCCTGGAAAGTGTCTTTTTCACGCTCGCAGAAAACGTTGTCATCCATGGCAGAAACGCAACAAAAATCACCCTCACGTACCAGAAGGTTCCGGACGGGATACTACTGGTCTTTGAGGATGACGGTGCCGGCATTCCCTATGAACGAAAGGCGAACATTTTCGACAGAAAATATGAAGACAAGAGGGGAATGGGCCTCTTCCTCACCCGCGAGATCCTGGGAATTACCGGTATAACCATCCGGGAGACCGGAACACCCGGGAAAGGCGCCCGGTTCGAGATCCATATGCCGGAGGAAGTGCACCGGTTTGGGGAAAAGCAGTAA